A single genomic interval of Vibrio maritimus harbors:
- a CDS encoding ImpA family type VI secretion system protein — translation MFDDLLAPISDESPSGEYLKDNRSLFRGYRNEFNMAQSSFRQLVEVPDALEDAELVDANTTNWNKLSESCHLCLATKSKDLEIFSWFTVAQLFTPQPFNNLNSALMSMEAVVDSFWSSLHPMLPEKKRKGDTEQEQAVEIIEHRIKPLLQLVGDTAESGLLYMPLQMLPLVGEIDFGRFYKAEKDGSLSNLKDEAVIAYGHEKAEVEERIRSLGGSLDALIRLETLLTEKCREAGATAISFKFVKDAIERLISSLRYLVGEQFAHWPLDPEPVLETVQVIPESSSEQIDSGVQPDTNEPIQVATDVAQAPLNVVSLPTAGVATREQALANLQSIADYFLEHEPHSPIYLLLKRAIRWGGMSLPELLEELVGDNSAVHQRIEHLAGLESAEHKATHSVPASAQAITPIEPVQEEVKPKETTTTSESNTDSGLSNIEW, via the coding sequence ATGTTTGATGATTTATTGGCCCCAATTTCTGATGAATCCCCAAGTGGTGAATATCTCAAAGATAACCGCTCTTTATTCCGCGGTTATCGCAATGAGTTCAACATGGCCCAGTCGTCGTTTAGGCAGCTCGTTGAAGTTCCAGATGCACTTGAGGATGCAGAACTCGTTGATGCCAATACGACAAACTGGAACAAGCTTTCTGAATCCTGCCATCTGTGCTTGGCGACTAAATCTAAAGACCTCGAGATTTTCTCTTGGTTTACCGTTGCTCAGCTTTTTACACCGCAGCCTTTTAACAATCTAAATAGTGCCTTGATGTCGATGGAAGCTGTTGTAGACAGTTTTTGGTCGAGTCTGCACCCAATGCTACCGGAAAAAAAGCGCAAAGGGGACACAGAGCAAGAGCAAGCTGTTGAAATTATTGAACATCGAATAAAACCTTTATTGCAACTTGTTGGTGACACAGCCGAGAGTGGCTTGCTCTACATGCCATTGCAAATGCTGCCTTTGGTAGGCGAAATCGACTTTGGCCGTTTTTACAAGGCGGAAAAAGACGGAAGTTTGTCTAATCTTAAAGATGAGGCAGTGATTGCATATGGACATGAAAAAGCTGAAGTAGAAGAACGAATTAGATCATTGGGAGGTTCACTCGATGCTCTGATTCGTCTTGAAACCTTGCTCACCGAAAAGTGTCGCGAGGCCGGTGCAACAGCAATTAGCTTCAAGTTTGTAAAAGACGCAATAGAGAGACTTATTTCATCGTTGAGATATTTAGTGGGTGAGCAGTTTGCACATTGGCCTTTGGACCCTGAACCCGTTTTGGAAACGGTTCAAGTGATACCAGAGAGCTCATCTGAACAAATTGATTCGGGCGTTCAACCTGATACGAATGAACCTATACAGGTTGCGACTGACGTAGCCCAGGCGCCATTGAATGTCGTGTCATTGCCCACAGCCGGTGTAGCGACGAGAGAACAAGCATTAGCGAATTTACAGTCAATAGCAGACTACTTTTTAGAACATGAGCCACATAGCCCGATTTACTTACTGTTAAAGCGGGCAATACGTTGGGGAGGGATGTCATTACCAGAATTACTCGAAGAGTTGGTCGGCGACAATAGTGCCGTACATCAGCGAATCGAACATTTGGCTGGACTGGAAAGTGCAGAGCACAAAGCAACGCATAGTGTACCTGCTAGTGCTCAAGCGATAACGCCTATTGAACCAGTTCAGGAAGAAGTGAAACCAAAGGAAACAACCACTACCAGTGAAAGCAACACCGATTCAGGGCTTTCGAACATCGAGTGGTAA
- a CDS encoding Hcp family type VI secretion system effector, with protein MASIFMRIDGLTSIKGAATIGDIGGKKGFFAVDNMSWGANRGVSVDVGNANNADKGMVSLDALNISRTSDGASPHLTTFLFAPGAEGKTVEILLTKPSRDGAGADPYLVITMEKARIASYNISGSDGQLPTEDFSLTYTTLTKVYYQEGDGGKIEKGDTVKFDCTTGKLESKAA; from the coding sequence ATGGCTTCTATTTTTATGCGAATTGATGGATTAACAAGCATTAAAGGTGCAGCGACAATCGGTGATATCGGTGGCAAGAAAGGCTTCTTTGCTGTCGATAATATGTCATGGGGTGCTAACCGTGGTGTTAGTGTTGACGTAGGTAATGCGAACAATGCAGACAAAGGGATGGTATCGCTTGATGCACTAAACATTAGCCGAACTTCAGATGGTGCATCGCCTCATCTAACAACCTTTCTATTCGCACCGGGTGCAGAAGGTAAGACAGTGGAAATTCTACTGACTAAACCATCTCGTGACGGTGCAGGTGCAGATCCATACCTAGTCATTACTATGGAGAAGGCGCGTATCGCGAGCTACAACATTTCTGGCTCAGACGGTCAACTACCAACCGAAGACTTTTCACTCACATACACGACGCTAACCAAGGTTTATTACCAAGAAGGTGACGGCGGTAAGATCGAGAAAGGCGACACCGTTAAGTTTGACTGCACGACCGGCAAGCTAGAGTCGAAAGCAGCTTAA
- the tssB gene encoding type VI secretion system contractile sheath small subunit, whose product MALNSQHKRVSKNRVSITYDVETNGAVETKELPFVVGVIGDFSAHKEDREDLEERTFYQIDKDNFDTVLKRVGPELKLKVDNTLQDDDSQFEAALSFSSMKDFEPDALVEQIEPLKKLAETRQQLKTLLSKADRSRDLEKLLKEVLQSADQINALSSELGIESKGDE is encoded by the coding sequence GTGGCTTTGAATTCACAACACAAACGTGTAAGTAAAAACCGGGTAAGTATTACCTATGATGTTGAGACAAATGGCGCTGTTGAAACGAAAGAGTTGCCTTTTGTAGTGGGTGTTATTGGTGATTTTTCTGCACACAAGGAAGATCGCGAAGACCTAGAAGAGAGAACGTTTTATCAAATCGACAAAGATAACTTTGATACGGTTTTGAAACGTGTTGGACCAGAGTTGAAGTTAAAAGTCGACAACACTCTGCAAGACGATGATAGCCAGTTTGAAGCCGCGTTATCTTTCTCTTCTATGAAAGATTTCGAACCTGATGCTCTAGTTGAGCAAATAGAACCACTCAAAAAACTTGCTGAGACCCGCCAACAGCTTAAAACCTTGCTGTCAAAAGCGGATCGTTCTCGTGATTTAGAAAAGCTGCTCAAAGAAGTTCTGCAAAGTGCAGATCAAATTAACGCGCTTTCTAGTGAGTTGGGCATCGAAAGCAAAGGAGATGAGTGA
- the tssC gene encoding type VI secretion system contractile sheath large subunit, giving the protein MSSELESQAGAGAEAEAGSVLDRAIAATTQTPADTTKELFSVLAEQALSGTVTWDKNVSKTIENAIAQIDKQMSKQLSKVMQDDEFQRLEGSWRGLNKLVRESETGQSLKIKLVDFTKDELIEQFEDAPAVDRSPLFDALYQKEFGTAGGEPYGALIGDYSFSHKDEDVALLRYMGETAAASHAPFVAAANPEMFEFNSFETFDEGKPVAAGFDSPAYASWNAFRESDDARYVVLTLPQTLARLPYGEKGLSTDAFEFEELNTDAEGNPKPANNSELVWSNAAFDFGLKMTQAHTAFGWCTAVRGLDNGGKVENLPNLTFKSEAGDIQQQCPIEVNLTDEREKELSDLGFLPLVHYKNTNYGVFIGSQTTQKPKTYTDPDATSNAAISARIPYIMASSRIAHYLKVMGRDMLGSNLEATDVQKQLQTWIDQYTNSGAVGNAERSKTPLCESQISVVEQPGKPGAYSAVAHLRPWLQLEELTTSVRMVTKIPG; this is encoded by the coding sequence ATGAGTTCTGAATTAGAAAGCCAAGCAGGTGCGGGCGCAGAAGCAGAGGCGGGCAGTGTTCTAGACAGAGCGATTGCTGCTACGACGCAAACACCGGCAGACACAACGAAAGAGTTGTTTTCTGTACTGGCTGAGCAAGCGCTCAGTGGTACGGTAACTTGGGACAAAAATGTCTCAAAGACTATCGAAAACGCAATAGCACAAATCGACAAGCAAATGTCTAAGCAGCTTTCAAAGGTAATGCAGGATGATGAGTTCCAGCGTTTAGAAGGCTCTTGGCGTGGTCTGAATAAGCTGGTTCGCGAAAGTGAAACTGGCCAATCTCTTAAGATCAAGCTTGTTGATTTCACAAAAGATGAGCTAATTGAACAGTTTGAGGACGCACCAGCGGTTGACCGCAGTCCACTGTTTGATGCCTTGTATCAAAAAGAGTTTGGTACTGCGGGTGGTGAACCATATGGTGCACTCATCGGTGATTACTCTTTCTCACACAAAGATGAAGATGTAGCACTGCTACGTTATATGGGTGAAACCGCCGCAGCGAGCCACGCTCCATTCGTTGCAGCAGCAAATCCAGAAATGTTTGAGTTCAACTCTTTTGAAACTTTCGACGAGGGTAAGCCTGTAGCGGCTGGCTTTGATTCACCAGCGTATGCGTCTTGGAACGCGTTCCGTGAGAGTGACGATGCCCGCTATGTAGTGCTAACACTACCTCAAACATTGGCTCGTCTGCCATACGGCGAAAAAGGTTTGTCGACTGACGCATTTGAGTTTGAAGAACTTAATACTGACGCAGAGGGTAATCCGAAACCAGCAAACAACTCTGAGTTGGTTTGGTCTAACGCTGCGTTCGATTTTGGTCTAAAAATGACTCAAGCGCACACGGCGTTTGGATGGTGTACTGCAGTTCGTGGTTTAGATAACGGTGGTAAAGTAGAAAACCTACCAAACCTAACGTTCAAATCAGAAGCTGGCGACATTCAGCAGCAGTGTCCGATTGAAGTTAACTTGACTGATGAACGCGAAAAAGAGCTGAGCGACCTTGGTTTCCTACCTTTGGTTCACTACAAAAACACCAACTATGGTGTGTTTATTGGTAGCCAAACAACACAAAAACCAAAGACGTATACAGACCCTGACGCGACAAGTAACGCAGCAATTTCTGCTCGTATTCCTTACATCATGGCGAGTAGCCGAATTGCACATTACCTCAAAGTAATGGGGCGTGACATGCTTGGCTCTAACCTTGAAGCAACGGATGTTCAGAAACAACTGCAAACCTGGATTGACCAATACACCAACTCAGGTGCCGTTGGTAATGCAGAGCGTTCTAAAACACCACTTTGTGAGTCTCAGATTTCAGTTGTAGAACAACCAGGTAAGCCAGGTGCATATTCAGCAGTGGCGCACCTAAGACCTTGGCTACAACTAGAAGAACTGACGACTTCAGTTCGTATGGTAACGAAAATCCCAGGTTAA
- a CDS encoding type VI secretion system contractile sheath domain-containing protein, whose product MFDPKLQTEFCELNSNDASFLKDALLLLAQLDEDLLKGSDLFFAGVTRLIAEIDRRMSKQVSNIIHHPNFSQLEASWRGVETLAFLPVNYQKVRIKLLDVSWNELSHELNTAVSLKRTALYNLIANRELNTSGGQPFGMVVVDHDISMNVDSDFDDIYTLELLASLGQLCLCPFVLSPEDTFFGEPGADWLSDIQRVEKILQGPDYIAWQRLRSLTQSRFLGVAMPKIRLRNAYSSQSSTSFLFSETYQPRAGLWGSAAVLFASTALREFNRINWFGFMKSRWQDKLMGALVNVPINGQGTLATYQPASEMSLYTEMGNFYTEQGFIPLCRSTTTEKYFFRGNRSIWDKAKDDSELVAGQIQTTLMICRIAHFLKVQIRGMIGNFQSAEECELYLNDWLQKYTSNLFNADEATMAKYPLSKSRVEVKEVQGESDRYVCNVLIQPQYQFDNVCGEVLLSTDLGTEDALFTSRARA is encoded by the coding sequence ATGTTTGACCCGAAACTGCAAACGGAATTTTGCGAATTGAATAGTAATGATGCTTCTTTCTTGAAAGACGCATTATTACTACTCGCTCAATTAGATGAAGACTTGCTTAAGGGAAGTGACCTTTTCTTTGCAGGTGTGACTCGTTTGATCGCAGAAATCGATAGACGAATGTCGAAGCAGGTATCGAACATCATCCATCACCCTAATTTTAGTCAACTAGAAGCGAGCTGGAGAGGCGTCGAAACACTGGCGTTTCTCCCTGTTAATTATCAGAAAGTTCGTATAAAGCTTCTCGATGTTTCTTGGAACGAACTTTCTCATGAGCTTAACACAGCAGTTTCACTTAAGCGCACTGCGCTTTATAACTTAATCGCTAACCGAGAGCTGAATACTTCAGGTGGTCAGCCATTTGGTATGGTGGTTGTTGACCATGACATCTCAATGAATGTCGACTCTGACTTTGATGACATATACACGCTAGAACTGCTCGCTAGTTTGGGCCAACTTTGTTTATGTCCGTTTGTTTTATCTCCTGAGGATACATTTTTCGGTGAGCCTGGCGCTGATTGGTTGTCGGACATTCAACGAGTTGAGAAGATTCTTCAAGGGCCCGACTATATTGCTTGGCAAAGGCTTCGTAGCTTAACGCAGTCCCGTTTTCTTGGTGTGGCAATGCCTAAAATACGCTTACGGAATGCGTATAGTAGCCAGTCATCAACCTCATTTTTGTTTAGCGAAACATACCAGCCGAGAGCGGGCCTTTGGGGTAGTGCTGCTGTACTTTTCGCGTCGACAGCGTTACGGGAGTTTAACCGAATCAACTGGTTCGGTTTTATGAAATCACGGTGGCAGGACAAGCTAATGGGCGCATTAGTCAACGTACCAATTAATGGCCAAGGCACGTTAGCAACTTACCAACCTGCATCGGAAATGAGCCTGTATACCGAGATGGGCAATTTTTACACTGAGCAGGGCTTTATTCCATTATGTCGCAGTACTACGACGGAAAAGTATTTCTTCAGAGGCAACCGTTCTATTTGGGATAAGGCTAAAGATGACTCGGAACTTGTTGCGGGTCAGATCCAAACCACGCTCATGATTTGTCGTATTGCTCATTTTCTTAAAGTACAGATCAGAGGGATGATCGGTAATTTCCAAAGTGCAGAAGAGTGTGAGCTCTACTTAAATGATTGGCTGCAAAAGTATACGAGTAATCTGTTCAATGCTGATGAAGCAACAATGGCTAAGTATCCACTGAGTAAAAGCCGTGTTGAAGTTAAAGAAGTTCAAGGTGAGAGCGACCGTTACGTTTGTAATGTTCTTATTCAACCACAGTACCAGTTTGATAACGTGTGTGGCGAAGTCCTTCTTTCGACAGACCTTGGTACTGAAGATGCCTTGTTCACTTCGAGGGCTCGCGCATGA
- the tssE gene encoding type VI secretion system baseplate subunit TssE, whose amino-acid sequence MMFWKTFVKQTGSNRTASGNINSEKSGDDLLDAIHYQLTTLLNSEAPMRLVSNSFPEVQRSLYCFGLDNSQSLSSQIDHDQFSRALERMIKAFEPRLSEVSVFVQESDQSKNAVCFSIMAKIETAKGEHVFLFDSNISLSNQSATMEGQEIV is encoded by the coding sequence ATGATGTTTTGGAAAACGTTTGTGAAGCAAACCGGATCGAACCGCACTGCTTCCGGAAACATCAATAGCGAGAAGAGTGGCGATGATCTACTTGATGCAATTCATTATCAACTGACAACACTGTTGAACTCAGAGGCGCCAATGAGATTGGTGTCTAACTCGTTTCCAGAAGTACAGCGCTCTCTGTATTGCTTTGGCCTCGACAACTCGCAGAGTTTAAGTAGTCAAATCGATCACGATCAATTTTCCCGCGCCCTCGAGCGTATGATTAAGGCGTTTGAGCCTAGGTTGTCAGAAGTCAGTGTGTTCGTACAAGAAAGTGACCAATCAAAAAACGCAGTTTGTTTTTCGATAATGGCAAAAATTGAAACCGCAAAAGGCGAGCATGTCTTTTTGTTTGATTCAAATATAAGCCTGTCAAACCAGTCTGCGACGATGGAGGGACAGGAAATTGTCTGA
- the tssF gene encoding type VI secretion system baseplate subunit TssF, translating to MSDQLLSYFERELASIRGALSEYSRDFPDHAASMRLNQNDQEDPNISRFIEAAALLNAKTEKRLDEQFPEILQDLINIVYPGYLQVIPSYTPFHLNLDTEAATSKLELEKGSELAVSHDEVESIFTLVDDLVVEPFHIADISATTAPFNFPTPNNLRRAESALQVTLKCNDPDTTFSQLTTEHFDFYVRGFESSSRGLIDLLLLNTEAITLWNGNQQESINTSRLRTRVSDSNFTWLPSYDGHLTGFDILRDYFAFPDKAAYMRVDDLGDQLRAFNSSEVTLTLFIQHLPVEYLSLFSPEVIQLNTVPALNLFRRRGEPLRYDFSKLSMPVIADAQQQDHYTVVSVESVNEVLSTGEVPLTPIYESGYWSDSDAPQWQSSQYWDHKGRRRMNLSVSYAQMPMDQESVVLSTQLMVCNGRTPCLIPTGTWAECLAAVDLPGELEVVKTPTAPQYPSLDNQLTWRFLAILNANFATLVQTDDPTLALQDVLRLSCNTIQCTQAFAIKTVSYKHLIAPITIDGQSIFASGTEIKVMVDDEILSTDFSVFAEILNALFSQYCSFDRFIQVSVERFGSDKAGVQFPKTHGSQLCL from the coding sequence TTGTCTGATCAACTTCTAAGTTACTTTGAAAGAGAATTAGCAAGTATTCGCGGTGCATTGAGCGAATATAGCCGAGATTTCCCCGATCATGCCGCGTCAATGCGCTTGAATCAAAACGATCAAGAAGATCCAAATATCAGCAGATTTATCGAAGCTGCTGCTTTGTTGAATGCAAAAACAGAGAAGCGTCTAGACGAGCAGTTTCCGGAAATATTGCAAGACCTTATCAATATAGTTTATCCAGGTTACCTTCAAGTGATCCCTAGCTATACGCCATTTCACTTGAACCTAGATACTGAAGCAGCGACGAGTAAACTCGAACTAGAGAAAGGGTCTGAGCTTGCGGTGTCTCACGATGAGGTAGAGTCGATTTTCACTTTAGTTGATGACTTGGTCGTTGAGCCATTTCATATTGCAGACATAAGCGCCACGACTGCACCGTTTAACTTTCCCACTCCTAACAACCTTAGAAGGGCTGAGTCTGCACTTCAGGTGACGCTTAAGTGCAACGACCCTGATACAACGTTTAGTCAATTGACCACCGAACACTTTGACTTCTATGTTCGCGGCTTTGAGAGTAGTTCGCGAGGCTTGATTGATCTTCTTTTGTTAAACACAGAAGCTATAACACTGTGGAACGGCAATCAGCAAGAATCAATCAATACGTCGCGCTTACGAACTCGTGTTTCTGATTCGAACTTTACCTGGCTTCCAAGCTACGATGGTCATCTTACCGGTTTCGACATATTGCGTGATTACTTCGCGTTCCCTGATAAAGCTGCCTATATGAGAGTTGACGATCTTGGCGATCAGTTGAGAGCGTTTAATAGTAGTGAAGTTACGTTGACTCTTTTTATCCAGCATTTGCCAGTAGAGTACCTAAGTTTATTCAGTCCTGAGGTTATACAGCTTAATACTGTACCTGCACTCAATCTATTTCGACGTCGTGGCGAGCCGCTTCGATATGACTTCTCCAAGCTTTCTATGCCAGTCATTGCGGATGCCCAGCAACAGGACCACTATACTGTCGTCTCTGTGGAGTCAGTTAATGAAGTACTTTCTACTGGAGAAGTACCTTTAACACCAATATACGAAAGCGGTTATTGGTCCGATAGTGATGCTCCGCAATGGCAGAGCAGTCAGTATTGGGATCATAAAGGGCGCAGGCGCATGAACCTCTCAGTTAGCTATGCTCAGATGCCAATGGATCAAGAGTCCGTTGTCCTCTCTACTCAGTTAATGGTGTGCAATGGGCGTACACCCTGTTTAATCCCAACAGGGACATGGGCTGAATGTTTGGCAGCGGTCGACTTACCTGGCGAGCTTGAGGTTGTTAAAACCCCCACGGCACCGCAATACCCTTCATTGGATAATCAATTAACTTGGCGATTTCTTGCGATTCTCAATGCGAACTTCGCGACCTTGGTTCAGACAGATGATCCAACGCTGGCACTACAGGATGTTCTTAGACTCAGTTGTAATACCATTCAATGTACTCAGGCATTTGCCATTAAAACCGTCTCATACAAACATCTGATTGCTCCTATTACCATCGATGGACAAAGTATTTTTGCTTCTGGTACCGAAATAAAAGTCATGGTGGACGATGAAATATTAAGCACGGATTTTTCTGTGTTTGCAGAGATTCTGAACGCTTTGTTCTCACAATATTGTAGTTTCGATAGGTTTATTCAGGTCTCTGTAGAACGATTTGGTAGTGACAAAGCTGGCGTACAGTTTCCAAAAACACACGGAAGTCAGTTATGTCTGTGA
- a CDS encoding type VI secretion system baseplate subunit TssG yields MSVIQESVKAQLLNQPYSFDFIQVIRLLKALNVSDKLPLSLTPEVMPEGLPEQVTSIRFESDRVRIKLGLEALSGSKGLIPDYLYAELLNSLHQDDNALQKFIDVFNQRYFELRAHVEINQSMLLKQEKDAAANKVLGRLTQQAALACMFSLPGSNREKTHPSMLRHGLALGNKSRNLNGLKRLLSDYFSLAVTPVVAPSSFYRINTNYQSKLGEKKGQNQSLGQGFWLGATGTQTFKALEINITPKTRSEYLGLLNNAQFAQSMKSLVQAYLRESIDIRLYMYVKRDYIDEPQLSNSRQGLRLGEANCLASKRRKSEFRKILIQQEKV; encoded by the coding sequence ATGTCTGTGATCCAAGAAAGCGTCAAAGCCCAGCTGTTAAATCAACCTTATTCTTTTGATTTTATTCAGGTCATTAGACTTCTAAAGGCGTTGAACGTGAGTGACAAGTTGCCCTTATCACTCACACCCGAGGTGATGCCTGAAGGTCTACCAGAGCAAGTAACCAGTATTCGCTTTGAAAGTGATAGAGTCAGAATCAAGCTTGGTTTAGAGGCGTTGTCAGGATCCAAGGGGCTTATTCCTGACTATCTATATGCTGAACTGCTCAATAGCTTGCACCAAGATGACAACGCGCTACAGAAGTTTATCGATGTGTTTAATCAACGTTACTTTGAGTTGAGAGCTCATGTAGAGATCAATCAGAGCATGTTGTTGAAACAAGAAAAAGATGCCGCAGCGAACAAGGTTTTGGGGCGTTTGACCCAACAAGCTGCATTGGCATGCATGTTTTCACTACCAGGGTCGAATCGAGAGAAAACACACCCTAGCATGCTGCGTCATGGTTTAGCGCTGGGCAACAAGAGCAGAAACTTAAATGGCCTAAAACGGCTGCTCAGTGATTACTTTTCGTTGGCTGTAACGCCTGTGGTAGCGCCTTCATCATTCTATCGAATCAATACCAACTACCAGTCGAAGCTCGGCGAAAAGAAAGGGCAGAATCAGAGTTTAGGCCAAGGCTTTTGGCTAGGAGCCACAGGGACTCAAACGTTTAAAGCACTTGAAATTAATATCACGCCTAAAACTCGCTCTGAGTATTTAGGGCTGCTCAACAATGCTCAATTTGCACAGTCTATGAAGTCTTTGGTTCAAGCATACCTTCGTGAAAGCATAGATATCAGACTCTATATGTATGTGAAACGAGACTACATAGACGAACCACAACTGTCTAACTCTAGGCAAGGACTCAGGTTAGGAGAAGCCAACTGCCTTGCCTCAAAAAGGCGAAAATCGGAATTTCGCAAGATACTCATTCAACAGGAGAAAGTTTGA